The proteins below are encoded in one region of Ricinus communis isolate WT05 ecotype wild-type chromosome 6, ASM1957865v1, whole genome shotgun sequence:
- the LOC125370321 gene encoding uncharacterized protein LOC125370321: MMAFTSYTFGFIVFSFTRNNVVINFMYSGPWHFGFMMLFMPFLHLSVASYLDYLGPVVENHVLGPVRKFAMVVFSICAVSTVAKLVEDNKYCYVLIFFTVELQAFVYLLFGSRDHGNWDIAFAGSLQIGIINLMRGGIGNLLVAIVFSILVWRLVHYGYKSYFIEKYLQHIKESNSDMKLESNGEVKFEVIFLSKSDGEVKLESDKKIVSNGDIKLESDGELKVEFTFYEDIKPEFNKKVDNLIIFCSESKYQKRETLVMFIFSQQE, encoded by the coding sequence ATGATGGCTTTTACTTCCTATACCTTTGGATTTATAGTTTTCTCTTTTACAAGAAATAATGTGgtgattaattttatgtattcCGGTCCTTGGCATTTTGGGTTTATGATGCTCTTTATGCCTTTTCTCCATTTAAGTGTGGCAAGTTATTTAGATTATCTTGGTCCTGTCGTGGAAAACCATGTTCTTGGACCTGTTAGAAAATTTGCAATGGTTGTTTTCAGTATATGTGCAGTTAGTACTGTTGCAAAACTTGTTGAGGATAACAAGTATTGCTACGTCTTGATCTTCTTTACTGTTGAACTACAAgcatttgtatatttattgtttggtTCAAGGGACCATGGCAACTGGGATATTGCATTTGCGGGAAGCTTGCAGATCGGTATCATCAATCTGATGAGAGGTGGCATTGGCAATTTGCTGGTTGCTATTGTATTCTCTATTTTAGTTTGGAGGCTTGTTCACTACGGGTATAAATCCTATttcattgaaaaatatttacaacATATCAAGGAATCGAATAGTGATATGAAATTAGAATCAAATGGAGAGGTGAAGTTTGaagttatttttttgtcaaaGTCAGATGGAGAAGTAAAACTTGAATCCGATAAGAAGATAGTATCAAATGGTGACATAAAATTAGAATCTGACGGAGAGTTGAAAGTCGAGTTTACTTTTTATGAAGATATAAAACCCGAATTCAATAAGAAGGTGGataatctaataattttttgttctGAGTCCAAATATCAGAAAAGAGAAACTCTAGTTATGTTTATATTCTCCCAACAAGAATAG
- the LOC8267779 gene encoding uncharacterized protein LOC8267779 isoform X2: protein MCAATATGEWWGRGITGQIGGGYSHESEHDLALMVSDFLENGGSSGPDSWCSSDSDSGFSDLHFLADKISFYRHSVTQYESDLLSLVQSLLVSIKEADLHLVKSGSCNASCIRFSLVKLLRLAGYDAAVCVSRWQGGSKVPGGDHEYVDVVNGNINIGGSSERLIIDIDFRSHFEIARAVDSYDRILKSLPVVYVGSLNRLKQYLQVMVEAAKSSLKQNSMPLPPWRSLAYLQAKWHSPYQRHLSPDEQDFSSINSSDHKQCCEHLKRLQSSLQSEMEEERLLKPINTDNNWRMKRERRRHSLLRGL, encoded by the exons atgtGTGCAGCAACGGCGACGGGGGAATGGTGGGGTAGGGGGATAACGGGGCAGATCGGAGGAGGATATAGCCATGAAAGCGAGCATGATTTAGCTCTTATGGTTAGTGATTTTCTTGAAAACGGTGGTAGTAGCGGTCCCGATTCTTGGTGTAGTAGCGACAGCGACTCCGGTTTCTCCGATCTTCACTTTCTCGCCGATAAAATTTcg TTTTATAGACACTCAGTGACTCAGTATGAGAGTGACTTGCTGTCATTGGTTCAGTCTCTTCTGGTATCCATTAAGGAAGCAGACCTTCACCTTGTTAAGTCAGGGTCATGTAATGCCAGTTGCATCAGATTTTCTTTGGTAAAGCTGTTGAGACTTGCTGGTTATGATGCTGCTGTATGTGTATCCAGGTGGCAGGGTGGCAGCAAGGTCCCTGGAG GGGATCACGAGTATGTTGACGTGGTTAACGGCAATATCAATATCGGTGGAAGTTCTGAGCGTCTGATTATTGATATCGACTTTCGGAGTCATTTTGAAATAGCAAGAGCTGTTGATTCTTATGACAGAATATTGAAGTCACTTCCGGTTGTTTATGTGGGCTCCTTGAACAGGCTGAAGCAGTATCTTCAAGTGATGGTTGAAGCTGCTAAATCATCTCTTAAACAAAACTCAATGCCTCTCCCTCCATGGAGATCTCTTGCTTACTTGCAAGCAAAGTGGCATTCGCCATATCAGAGGCATTTAAGCCCAGATGAGCAAGATTTTAGCAGCATCAACTCTTCTGACCACAAGCAGTGCTGTGAACATTTAAAGAGGCTGCAGTCTTCTCTCCAATCTGAAATGGAAGAAGAACGACTCCTGAAGCCCATCAATACAGATAATAACTGGAGAATGAAACGCGAGAGGCGGAGACATTCCCTGTTGAGGGGTCTTTGA
- the LOC8267779 gene encoding uncharacterized protein LOC8267779 isoform X1, whose protein sequence is MCAATATGEWWGRGITGQIGGGYSHESEHDLALMVSDFLENGGSSGPDSWCSSDSDSGFSDLHFLADKISFYRHSVTQYESDLLSLVQSLLVSIKEADLHLVKSGSCNASCIRFSLVKLLRLAGYDAAVCVSRWQGGSKVPGAGDHEYVDVVNGNINIGGSSERLIIDIDFRSHFEIARAVDSYDRILKSLPVVYVGSLNRLKQYLQVMVEAAKSSLKQNSMPLPPWRSLAYLQAKWHSPYQRHLSPDEQDFSSINSSDHKQCCEHLKRLQSSLQSEMEEERLLKPINTDNNWRMKRERRRHSLLRGL, encoded by the exons atgtGTGCAGCAACGGCGACGGGGGAATGGTGGGGTAGGGGGATAACGGGGCAGATCGGAGGAGGATATAGCCATGAAAGCGAGCATGATTTAGCTCTTATGGTTAGTGATTTTCTTGAAAACGGTGGTAGTAGCGGTCCCGATTCTTGGTGTAGTAGCGACAGCGACTCCGGTTTCTCCGATCTTCACTTTCTCGCCGATAAAATTTcg TTTTATAGACACTCAGTGACTCAGTATGAGAGTGACTTGCTGTCATTGGTTCAGTCTCTTCTGGTATCCATTAAGGAAGCAGACCTTCACCTTGTTAAGTCAGGGTCATGTAATGCCAGTTGCATCAGATTTTCTTTGGTAAAGCTGTTGAGACTTGCTGGTTATGATGCTGCTGTATGTGTATCCAGGTGGCAGGGTGGCAGCAAGGTCCCTGGAG CAGGGGATCACGAGTATGTTGACGTGGTTAACGGCAATATCAATATCGGTGGAAGTTCTGAGCGTCTGATTATTGATATCGACTTTCGGAGTCATTTTGAAATAGCAAGAGCTGTTGATTCTTATGACAGAATATTGAAGTCACTTCCGGTTGTTTATGTGGGCTCCTTGAACAGGCTGAAGCAGTATCTTCAAGTGATGGTTGAAGCTGCTAAATCATCTCTTAAACAAAACTCAATGCCTCTCCCTCCATGGAGATCTCTTGCTTACTTGCAAGCAAAGTGGCATTCGCCATATCAGAGGCATTTAAGCCCAGATGAGCAAGATTTTAGCAGCATCAACTCTTCTGACCACAAGCAGTGCTGTGAACATTTAAAGAGGCTGCAGTCTTCTCTCCAATCTGAAATGGAAGAAGAACGACTCCTGAAGCCCATCAATACAGATAATAACTGGAGAATGAAACGCGAGAGGCGGAGACATTCCCTGTTGAGGGGTCTTTGA